One genomic segment of Photobacterium sp. DA100 includes these proteins:
- the nagA gene encoding N-acetylglucosamine-6-phosphate deacetylase — translation MYALTNCRIFTGSDVLNNHAVIIDGVNIHAVCPASELPADIEIRDLDGANLTPGFIDLQLNGCGGVMLNDEVNADTIHTMHRANLKSGCTSFLPTLITSSDEDMKAAIAAEREYQSKYQNHSLGLHLEGPYLNVMKKGIHSVDHIRRSDNEMINTICDNADVVTKVTLAPEQNDHRHIEQLVEAGIVVSAGHTNATYVEARKGFASGITFATHLFNAMTPIAGREPGMVGAIYDTPEVYTGVIADGFHVDYANIRMAHRMKGDKLVLVTDATAPAGADIDHFIFVGKKVYYRDGKCVDENGTLGGSALTMIEAVQNSVEHAGIALDEAIRMATLYPARAIGVDQKLGAIKKGMVANLAIFDRDYKVRATVVNGEYEQN, via the coding sequence ATGTACGCGCTAACCAATTGCCGTATCTTCACCGGTAGCGATGTGCTGAATAACCACGCCGTCATTATTGACGGCGTGAACATTCACGCGGTCTGCCCAGCATCAGAACTACCTGCGGATATCGAAATCCGTGACCTCGATGGTGCCAACCTCACACCTGGCTTCATCGACCTTCAGCTCAACGGTTGTGGCGGCGTCATGCTCAACGACGAAGTCAATGCCGATACAATCCACACCATGCACCGTGCCAACCTGAAATCAGGCTGCACCAGCTTCCTACCGACGCTTATCACCTCTTCTGACGAAGACATGAAAGCCGCTATTGCTGCCGAGCGTGAGTACCAGAGCAAATACCAAAACCATTCGCTGGGCTTGCACCTGGAAGGGCCTTACCTCAATGTGATGAAGAAAGGTATCCACTCGGTTGATCATATCCGTCGCTCTGACAACGAGATGATCAACACCATCTGCGACAACGCCGATGTAGTCACCAAAGTCACCTTGGCCCCTGAGCAAAACGACCACCGCCATATCGAGCAGTTGGTCGAGGCTGGTATCGTCGTTTCAGCTGGCCACACCAATGCAACCTACGTAGAAGCCCGCAAAGGCTTTGCCTCGGGCATCACCTTTGCCACCCACCTGTTCAATGCCATGACACCGATTGCTGGCCGTGAACCGGGAATGGTCGGGGCTATCTACGACACGCCAGAGGTGTATACCGGAGTGATTGCCGACGGTTTCCACGTCGATTATGCCAACATTCGCATGGCGCACCGCATGAAGGGCGACAAACTTGTTTTGGTCACCGATGCAACTGCACCTGCAGGAGCAGACATTGATCACTTTATTTTTGTCGGCAAGAAAGTATATTACCGTGATGGCAAGTGCGTTGATGAAAATGGCACACTTGGCGGTTCGGCACTGACTATGATCGAAGCAGTTCAGAACAGTGTCGAGCATGCAGGTATCGCCCTGGACGAAGCGATTCGCATGGCAACCCTCTACCCTGCTCGCGCGATTGGCGTTGATCAGAAACTGGGTGCCATCAAAAAAGGCATGGTTGCAAACCTGGCTATTTTTGATCGTGACTACAAGGTTCGGGCGACTGTTGTTAACGGTGAATACGAGCAGAATTAA
- the nagB gene encoding glucosamine-6-phosphate deaminase, with the protein MRLIPLNEAKDVGLWSARYIADRINKFKPTAERPFVLGLPTGGTPLATYKRLIELYQAGEVSFKHVVTFNMDEYIGIPADHPESYRSFMYNNFFNHIDIQEENINLLNGNAEDHEAECQRYEDKIKSYGKINLFMGGVGNDGHIAFNEPASSLASRTRIKTLTEDTRIANSRFFDGDINQVPKYALTIGVGTLLDSAEIMILVTGHNKALALQAAVEGSVNHLWTVSALQLHPKSLIVCDEPSTQELKVKTVKYFQELEAKNIKHL; encoded by the coding sequence GTGAGACTAATCCCACTGAATGAAGCTAAAGATGTAGGTTTGTGGTCGGCTCGCTATATTGCTGATCGTATTAACAAATTTAAGCCAACAGCGGAACGTCCTTTTGTCCTGGGCCTACCGACAGGTGGCACCCCGCTAGCAACTTACAAACGCCTTATCGAGCTTTATCAAGCCGGTGAAGTAAGTTTCAAGCATGTTGTCACCTTCAACATGGACGAATACATTGGCATCCCAGCTGATCACCCTGAGTCATACCGCAGCTTCATGTACAACAACTTCTTCAATCACATTGATATTCAAGAAGAAAATATCAATTTGCTAAATGGTAATGCTGAAGATCACGAAGCAGAGTGTCAACGTTACGAAGACAAAATTAAGTCATACGGCAAAATTAACCTATTTATGGGTGGCGTCGGCAACGACGGTCACATCGCATTCAACGAGCCAGCTTCTTCCCTGGCTTCTCGTACCCGTATCAAGACCCTAACGGAAGATACCCGCATCGCGAACTCCCGTTTCTTCGATGGCGATATCAACCAGGTACCTAAGTACGCACTGACTATCGGTGTCGGTACGCTGCTAGATTCCGCGGAAATCATGATCCTGGTAACAGGCCACAACAAGGCACTGGCCCTGCAGGCTGCGGTTGAAGGTTCGGTCAACCACCTATGGACAGTCTCTGCGCTTCAGCTTCACCCTAAATCGCTGATTGTATGTGATGAGCCTTCAACCCAAGAGCTGAAAGTGAAGACAGTCAAGTATTTCCAAGAGCTAGAAGCCAAAAACATCAAGCACCTGTAA
- the nagE gene encoding N-acetylglucosamine-specific PTS transporter subunit IIBC has product MNILGYFQKVGKALMVPVATLPAAAILMGIGYWIDPNGWGANSALAAFLIKAGAAIIDNMSVLFAVGVAYGMSKDKDGAAALSGFVGFLVVTTLLSPGAVAQIQGIDASAVPAAFGKINNQFVGILVGIVSAEIYNRFSHVELHKALAFFSGKRLVPILTSFAGIFIAFVLMYVWPTVYGGLVSFGEGIQGMGELGAGIYAFFNRLLIPVGLHHALNSVFWFDVAGINDIPNFLGGAKSIAEGVATPGVTGMYQAGFFPIMMFGLPGAALAIYHTAKAKNKEKVASIMIAAGFASFFTGVTEPLEFSFMFLAPGLYVLHAFLAGISVYIAASMQWIAGFGFSAGLVDMVLSTRNPLATNWYMLIVQGLVFFGLYYAIFRTVIVKFNLKTPGREDEDEAASEVAGSQETGELAKQYIVALGGVSNLENIDACITRLRLTLKDSSLADEKTLKALGAMGVVKLGSNNLQVILGPLAEIVAGEMKKVSPNEDLSAVKLP; this is encoded by the coding sequence GTGAATATTCTTGGATATTTTCAAAAAGTAGGTAAAGCGTTGATGGTGCCAGTCGCCACGCTGCCTGCAGCTGCAATTCTAATGGGTATTGGTTACTGGATTGATCCAAACGGCTGGGGTGCCAACAGTGCACTGGCTGCCTTCTTGATCAAAGCGGGCGCCGCAATCATCGATAACATGTCAGTACTGTTTGCAGTGGGTGTTGCTTACGGTATGTCCAAAGATAAGGACGGTGCGGCAGCACTATCCGGTTTCGTTGGTTTCCTTGTTGTTACTACTCTACTTTCTCCTGGCGCAGTTGCTCAAATCCAAGGGATTGACGCAAGTGCAGTGCCTGCGGCCTTTGGTAAGATCAACAACCAGTTTGTTGGTATCTTAGTCGGTATCGTATCCGCTGAGATCTACAACCGCTTCTCGCATGTTGAGCTGCACAAAGCGCTTGCATTCTTCTCTGGTAAGCGCCTGGTACCTATCCTGACTTCTTTCGCCGGTATCTTTATTGCGTTCGTACTGATGTACGTCTGGCCAACAGTATACGGTGGTCTGGTATCCTTCGGTGAAGGTATCCAGGGCATGGGCGAACTTGGTGCTGGTATCTACGCATTCTTCAACCGTCTATTGATCCCTGTGGGTCTTCACCACGCACTGAACTCAGTATTCTGGTTCGATGTAGCGGGTATTAATGATATCCCTAACTTCCTAGGCGGTGCTAAGTCAATTGCTGAAGGCGTAGCAACCCCGGGTGTGACTGGTATGTACCAGGCTGGCTTCTTCCCAATCATGATGTTTGGTCTTCCTGGTGCAGCTCTAGCTATCTACCACACTGCTAAGGCGAAGAACAAAGAGAAAGTTGCTTCAATTATGATTGCTGCTGGTTTCGCTTCTTTCTTCACTGGTGTAACTGAGCCGCTAGAATTCTCATTCATGTTCTTAGCTCCAGGCCTATACGTTCTTCACGCATTCCTTGCGGGTATCTCTGTATACATCGCAGCATCAATGCAGTGGATTGCTGGTTTCGGTTTCTCTGCAGGTCTGGTTGATATGGTTCTATCAACGCGTAACCCGCTAGCAACTAACTGGTACATGCTGATTGTTCAAGGTCTGGTATTCTTCGGCCTGTACTACGCAATCTTCCGTACGGTTATTGTTAAGTTCAACCTGAAGACTCCTGGTCGTGAAGACGAAGATGAAGCTGCTTCTGAAGTAGCTGGTTCTCAGGAAACAGGTGAGCTAGCTAAGCAGTACATCGTAGCTCTAGGCGGTGTATCCAACCTAGAAAACATCGATGCATGTATCACTCGTCTACGTCTAACTCTGAAAGACAGCAGCCTTGCTGATGAGAAGACGCTGAAAGCACTAGGTGCAATGGGTGTGGTGAAACTAGGCTCTAACAACCTACAGGTTATCCTTGGCCCACTAGCTGAAATCGTTGCGGGCGAGATGAAAAAAGTTTCTCCGAACGAAGACCTATCAGCGGTAAAACTTCCTTAA
- a CDS encoding beta-N-acetylhexosaminidase, producing the protein MVGTASGFRDKELLVKTFKLSLLASVVAMAATGCSSDSTRSNVQADQQVADALAANLGVNYQVVTNHGANEGLKCRELAAEWASCDLINLTLTNNGPALNDTDWKIYFHSIRMILDVQNEQFKVTHITGDLHTLEPTDKFQGFVADESVVIPYIGEYWTLFENDYMPRAYVVAGDSEPKTLKSMDSEDPSTYLSAIDGENWKRTPADNNTLATAQSRFEKNSDVDLLAKEELVGTIIPTPLETRLTGGTVSLADGISIDNRALPTAMLEAATDRMTTLGVNTQGQYPVKLVLDPQRFDKTNKVSGAYQLEVSKGSTVITGYDYQGAFYGLQSLMSLMGTGTEQTIPSVKVTDAPRFDYRGVMVDVGRNFHSKEAILRTLDQMAAYKLNKFHFHLTDDEGWRIEIPGLPELTDIGGQRCHDLSETSCLLPQLGSGPDSNNFGSGFYSKQDYLEILEYAKARGIEVIPEIDMPAHSRAAVVAMEARYQRLAAEGNLAAANQYRLMDPQDTSNVTTVQFYDKRSFINPCMDSSLNFVDKVITEMAAMHQQAGMPLNTWHFGGDEAKNIKLGAGFQDINATDKVEWKGDLDLSQQDKPFAKSPMCQRAIADGVVSDYAHLPSYFAEKVSKVVAEKGIANFQAWQDGLKYSEDANAFATDNVRVNFWDVLYWGGGASAYDWAAKGYDLIVSNPDYVYMDMPYEVDPQERGYYWATRATDTRKMFGFAPENLPQNAETSVDRDGNGFASKGTAEFDGFHGMSAQLWSETVRTDEQYEYMVFPRVLAAAERAWHRASWERDYQPGVEYSQATRYVDKASLHGDWARFANLLGQRELAKLDAAGIQYRVPVPGAKLEAGILHMNISMPGLALQYSTDAGATWQAYDANRKPAVSGDVEVRAVSADGKRFSRSVAL; encoded by the coding sequence ATGGTTGGTACTGCCTCGGGATTTCGGGATAAGGAGTTACTCGTGAAAACATTCAAATTAAGCCTATTAGCCTCTGTGGTTGCCATGGCAGCCACCGGTTGCAGTTCTGACTCAACGCGTTCAAATGTCCAGGCTGATCAGCAAGTGGCTGACGCGTTGGCAGCGAACTTGGGGGTGAATTACCAAGTGGTCACCAATCACGGGGCAAACGAAGGACTGAAATGCCGTGAACTGGCCGCTGAGTGGGCATCGTGTGATTTGATTAACCTGACGCTGACCAACAATGGCCCGGCTCTGAATGATACTGACTGGAAAATCTACTTCCACAGTATCCGTATGATCCTGGATGTTCAGAATGAGCAGTTCAAGGTGACCCATATCACCGGCGATTTGCATACTTTGGAGCCGACGGACAAGTTTCAGGGTTTTGTTGCCGATGAAAGCGTGGTGATCCCGTATATCGGCGAGTATTGGACGCTGTTTGAAAATGATTACATGCCGCGAGCCTACGTCGTGGCAGGCGATTCCGAGCCGAAGACACTGAAAAGCATGGACAGCGAAGACCCGTCGACTTACCTATCGGCAATTGATGGCGAGAACTGGAAGCGTACCCCGGCAGACAACAATACCTTGGCAACAGCCCAGTCTCGCTTCGAGAAAAACAGCGATGTTGATTTGCTGGCCAAGGAAGAGTTGGTCGGAACCATTATCCCGACCCCGTTGGAAACCCGTTTGACTGGCGGTACGGTTTCATTGGCGGATGGCATCAGCATTGACAACCGGGCCTTGCCGACAGCAATGCTCGAAGCTGCGACGGATCGCATGACTACCCTTGGCGTGAATACGCAAGGGCAGTACCCGGTGAAGCTGGTATTGGACCCGCAGCGCTTCGATAAGACCAATAAGGTCTCTGGTGCCTACCAGCTCGAAGTCAGCAAAGGCAGCACCGTGATCACGGGGTATGATTACCAGGGTGCTTTCTATGGCTTGCAGTCACTGATGTCGCTGATGGGAACCGGTACCGAGCAGACAATTCCCAGTGTGAAGGTCACGGATGCACCTCGCTTTGACTACCGTGGGGTGATGGTCGATGTCGGCCGTAACTTCCACTCTAAAGAAGCGATTTTGCGTACGCTTGACCAGATGGCTGCGTACAAGCTGAACAAGTTCCATTTCCACCTGACAGACGATGAAGGCTGGCGTATCGAGATCCCGGGCTTGCCTGAATTAACAGACATCGGCGGTCAGCGCTGCCATGACTTGTCAGAAACCTCTTGTCTGTTGCCGCAGCTGGGCTCGGGACCGGATAGCAATAACTTCGGTTCGGGTTTCTACAGCAAGCAGGACTATCTTGAGATCCTGGAATATGCCAAAGCGCGCGGTATTGAGGTGATCCCGGAAATTGATATGCCGGCCCACTCACGCGCAGCGGTTGTTGCGATGGAAGCGCGCTATCAGCGCCTGGCGGCAGAGGGCAATTTGGCTGCGGCAAACCAGTACCGCCTGATGGATCCGCAAGATACCTCCAATGTCACCACGGTGCAGTTCTACGACAAGCGCAGCTTCATCAACCCATGTATGGATTCTTCGCTGAACTTTGTCGACAAGGTGATCACTGAAATGGCGGCGATGCACCAGCAAGCGGGCATGCCGTTGAACACTTGGCATTTCGGCGGTGACGAAGCCAAGAACATCAAACTAGGAGCCGGCTTCCAGGATATCAATGCTACCGACAAGGTCGAGTGGAAAGGTGATCTGGACCTGTCGCAGCAAGACAAGCCGTTTGCTAAATCGCCAATGTGCCAGCGGGCAATTGCAGATGGTGTCGTGTCGGATTACGCCCACCTGCCAAGCTACTTCGCCGAAAAAGTCAGCAAGGTGGTGGCAGAGAAGGGCATCGCGAACTTCCAGGCATGGCAAGACGGACTGAAGTATTCCGAAGATGCCAATGCGTTTGCCACCGACAATGTCCGGGTGAATTTTTGGGATGTGCTTTATTGGGGCGGCGGTGCATCCGCTTACGACTGGGCAGCGAAGGGGTATGATCTGATTGTCTCGAACCCGGACTATGTCTACATGGATATGCCTTATGAAGTAGATCCGCAGGAGCGCGGTTACTATTGGGCAACCCGGGCGACAGATACCCGTAAGATGTTTGGTTTTGCGCCGGAAAACCTGCCACAGAATGCCGAAACCTCGGTTGACCGCGACGGTAACGGTTTTGCCAGCAAGGGTACTGCCGAGTTTGATGGCTTCCATGGCATGTCTGCCCAGCTATGGAGTGAAACGGTCCGCACCGACGAGCAGTATGAATACATGGTTTTCCCACGGGTGCTGGCGGCGGCAGAGCGTGCTTGGCACCGGGCAAGCTGGGAGCGTGACTACCAGCCGGGGGTGGAGTACAGCCAGGCGACTCGGTATGTCGACAAGGCATCACTGCATGGAGACTGGGCCCGTTTTGCCAATTTGCTAGGCCAGCGGGAGCTTGCCAAGCTGGACGCGGCAGGGATCCAATACCGTGTACCGGTACCGGGTGCCAAATTAGAAGCCGGTATTTTGCATATGAACATCAGCATGCCGGGCCTGGCACTGCAGTACTCGACTGATGCCGGTGCTACGTGGCAGGCCTACGATGCCAACCGTAAACCAGCAGTATCCGGTGATGTAGAGGTGCGGGCAGTGAGCGCAGATGGCAAGCGCTTCAGCCGTTCTGTTGCGCTATAA
- the glnS gene encoding glutamine--tRNA ligase: protein MSESEARPTNFIRQIIDADLASGKHTSVHTRFPPEPNGYLHIGHAKSICLNFGIAQDYQGQCNLRFDDTNPEKEDIEYVESIKNDVNWLGFEWSGEICYSSNYFDKLYGFAIELINKGLAYVDELSPEQMREYRGTLTEAGKHSPYRDRSVEENLELFEKMKNGEVEEGKMCLRAKIDMSSPFMVMRDPVIYRVRFATHHQTGDKWCIYPMYDFTHCISDALEGITHSICTLEFMDNRRLYDWVLENITIDCQPRQYEFSRLNLEYTVMSKRKLNQLVTENLVNGWDDPRMPTISGLRRRGFTPASIREFCKRIGVTKQDNTIEMSSLESCIRDDLNENAPRAMAVLDPVKVVIENFDGDAEMLDVANHPNKPEMGSRQVPFTRELYIEREDFREEANKKYKRLVLGKEVRLRGAYVIKAERIEKDEDGNITTIFCTYDNETLGKNPADGRKVKGVIHWVSAEQGIPAEIRLYDRLFTVPNPGAADDFVSVINPESLTVMKGVVEPSLVDAEAEKAFQFERMGYFCADSKDSSKEKLVFNRTVGLRDTWAKIGD, encoded by the coding sequence ATGAGTGAATCTGAAGCTCGTCCAACTAACTTTATCCGCCAGATCATTGATGCGGATTTAGCAAGTGGCAAACATACAAGCGTACATACCCGATTCCCGCCGGAGCCAAATGGCTACCTGCATATCGGCCATGCGAAATCTATTTGTTTGAACTTCGGTATTGCTCAGGACTATCAGGGTCAATGTAATCTTCGCTTCGATGATACTAACCCTGAGAAAGAAGACATCGAATACGTTGAGTCTATTAAGAACGATGTTAACTGGTTGGGCTTTGAGTGGAGCGGTGAGATTTGTTACTCGTCGAACTACTTCGATAAGCTATACGGGTTTGCTATTGAATTGATTAATAAAGGCTTAGCGTACGTTGATGAGCTAAGTCCAGAGCAGATGCGCGAATACCGTGGCACCCTTACCGAAGCCGGTAAGCACAGCCCATACCGTGATCGCAGCGTAGAAGAAAACCTTGAGCTGTTCGAAAAAATGAAGAACGGCGAGGTGGAAGAAGGCAAGATGTGCCTTCGTGCCAAAATCGATATGTCTTCACCATTTATGGTGATGCGTGATCCGGTAATCTACCGTGTCCGTTTTGCGACTCACCACCAGACTGGTGACAAGTGGTGCATCTACCCGATGTACGACTTCACCCACTGTATTTCTGATGCGCTGGAGGGCATTACGCACTCTATCTGTACATTGGAATTCATGGACAACCGTCGCCTGTACGATTGGGTACTGGAGAACATCACCATTGATTGCCAGCCGCGCCAGTACGAGTTCAGCCGCCTGAACCTGGAATACACGGTGATGTCCAAGCGTAAGCTTAACCAGTTGGTGACAGAGAACCTGGTTAACGGTTGGGATGACCCACGTATGCCGACTATCTCTGGCTTGCGTCGCCGTGGTTTCACGCCAGCATCAATTCGTGAGTTCTGTAAGCGTATCGGTGTGACCAAGCAAGATAACACTATCGAGATGAGCTCGTTGGAATCGTGCATCCGTGATGATCTGAACGAGAACGCACCACGTGCGATGGCCGTGCTGGATCCGGTGAAGGTTGTGATCGAAAACTTCGATGGCGATGCCGAAATGCTGGATGTGGCCAACCACCCGAACAAGCCTGAGATGGGCAGCCGCCAAGTACCGTTCACCCGTGAACTGTATATCGAACGCGAAGACTTCCGCGAAGAAGCGAACAAGAAGTACAAGCGCTTGGTGCTGGGTAAAGAAGTCCGTTTGCGTGGCGCATACGTGATCAAAGCTGAGCGTATCGAGAAAGACGAAGACGGTAACATCACGACTATCTTCTGTACTTACGATAACGAAACCCTAGGCAAGAACCCTGCCGATGGCCGTAAGGTCAAAGGCGTGATCCACTGGGTATCTGCCGAGCAGGGTATCCCGGCTGAAATCCGTTTGTACGACCGTCTATTTACTGTACCAAACCCTGGTGCCGCCGATGACTTCGTCTCTGTGATTAACCCAGAATCACTGACCGTGATGAAAGGTGTGGTTGAGCCTTCATTGGTTGATGCCGAAGCAGAGAAGGCATTCCAGTTTGAACGTATGGGTTACTTCTGTGCAGACAGCAAAGATTCTTCGAAAGAGAAGCTGGTCTTTAACCGTACTGTAGGCCTGCGTGATACTTGGGCAAAAATTGGCGACTAA
- the fur gene encoding ferric iron uptake transcriptional regulator — MSDNNHALKQAGLKVTLPRLKILEVLQQPDCQHISAEDLYKKLIDIGEEIGLATVYRVLNQFDDAGIVTRHHFEGGKSVFELATQHHHDHLVCLDCGKVIEFSDEIIEERQKEIASSFNVRLTNHSLYLYGHCMEGNCQEDDTLHDKK, encoded by the coding sequence ATGTCAGATAACAATCACGCACTAAAACAAGCTGGCCTGAAAGTAACCCTTCCACGCCTTAAAATTCTGGAAGTGCTACAACAGCCGGATTGCCAGCATATCAGTGCTGAAGACTTGTACAAGAAGCTAATCGATATCGGTGAAGAAATTGGCTTGGCGACGGTATACCGCGTTTTGAACCAATTCGACGATGCCGGCATTGTAACGCGTCACCATTTTGAAGGTGGTAAGTCTGTGTTCGAACTCGCAACACAACATCACCATGACCACCTGGTTTGCCTCGACTGTGGCAAAGTTATTGAATTCTCTGACGAAATTATCGAAGAACGTCAAAAAGAAATCGCTTCTAGCTTCAACGTTCGCCTGACCAACCACAGCCTGTACCTATATGGTCACTGTATGGAAGGCAATTGCCAAGAAGACGATACCTTGCACGACAAGAAATAA
- a CDS encoding DUF4442 domain-containing protein — protein sequence MYRFFRPPIVKFALNLWPPFWGAGIRIVRISEDFRQVRIQLKLKWWNKNANRTQYGGSIFSLTDPVYALMLIGILGKEYYVWDKQAEIHYLKPGNTDLFADFLISEDQLGQIRAATASGDKYFPEFVVQVKNTQGEVVSQVRRVLYVRKKPQYRAICEDGEKDPLEEPRAIT from the coding sequence GTGTATCGATTCTTCCGGCCGCCAATCGTCAAGTTTGCCCTTAATCTGTGGCCTCCTTTTTGGGGGGCGGGGATACGTATTGTCCGTATTTCTGAGGATTTTCGCCAAGTCAGGATCCAGTTAAAGTTAAAATGGTGGAATAAAAATGCTAATCGTACTCAATACGGAGGTAGCATTTTTTCGCTGACGGATCCGGTGTATGCCCTGATGCTGATAGGGATCCTCGGTAAAGAATATTATGTTTGGGATAAACAGGCCGAAATTCATTATCTCAAACCCGGCAATACCGACCTGTTTGCCGACTTTTTGATCAGCGAAGATCAGCTTGGACAGATCCGGGCTGCGACAGCCAGTGGGGACAAATACTTTCCTGAATTTGTGGTACAGGTGAAAAACACCCAAGGAGAAGTGGTGTCACAGGTGAGGCGGGTGTTGTATGTCCGTAAAAAGCCACAGTATCGCGCGATTTGTGAAGATGGCGAAAAAGATCCGCTCGAGGAGCCGCGGGCGATAACCTAG